CTCTCAAACATAATCTGAGACAGAGAAGAAAATCATGGGACATAGATCAACCTCTGTCTCCACCATCTGAACTGCTCACTGTCACTCTTTGTAGTGATTGTTTTAGTGTCCAAAGATTATGAAGGAAGCAATTGTTATTTCTTTAGATTTGAAGATTGAAATAACCTAGATTAGTTTCTAATACACCAACCAACAAGAGAGGAATTTTTCTGACCTTGGGCGTGAACAAAATCGAAGAGAGGTTTGAGACAAATCAAAGATTGAATGTGGAGAGAGATCGAATTGAAGAGAGGATTGAATTGAGGGTGGGGCATGAATGAACGAAAACGAAATGGAAGAGAGACATTTAGGGCATGAACgaaggaaaaatgaaaaggcGCATTTGGGGAAAGGGTAACATGGGCAAACCCTAAAAACAGaattaatttagtaattcttgacgtttttgaaacgtcaaggaaaattctcttacttgacgttttaaaaatgtcaagaaattttaaaatttctcagtctccgccttttcattaaaatgcttgacattttaaaacatcaagaatttaattgatatttcttgacgtttataaaacgtcaagaatgtaatcaatatttcttgatgtttttaaaacgtcaagtataattacatattatttgacgtttgaaaaacgtcaagaatttcgattttataataaatcttgacgttttaaaaacgtcaagaatttagaagataatCCTTGATAGTTTATAATAGTAAAAAAAACGTTCATATTGCTTGATGGTTTAAAACAGTCAAGAATTCTGAAAATTGCCTCCCCTCCAccttttcatcaaaattcttgacggtttttctaTTAAACCAcctatttcttgacgtttttaccaaaaaccgtcaagaaaagaaaaaaaccaaccgtcaagaagggtctttttctagtagtgtaaCAGTTGATAATGCAAGTTCAAATGATGTAGCCATTGCCTACttggttaaaaagtttaaaggcATAAATGGGTTGGTGTTGGATGGTGAGTTTATTCACATTAGATGTTGTGCGcatattcttaatttaattgttagtgATGCCTTAAAAGATTTGCATGTGTCTATCATTCGAATCAGAAATGTTGTAAAGTATGTTAGGTCATCGCCTGCTAGATTGcaaatatttaaagattttgCTAAAGAAGATAAGATGTCAACAAGAAATTGTCTTACAATGGATGTTCCAACACGATGGAATTCTACTTTCACTATGTTGGATGGAGCAATTAAGTGTAAAAAGACGTTTGAAAGATTAGAGGAGCATGACCCTAGTTATTTGCCAAAGGATGATATTCCTACTGCTGAAGATTGGGATAATGCAAAAGTATTTGTAAAGTTCCTAAAGACTTTTTTAGAGGTAACAATGAAGTTTTCTGCATTTATGTCTGTGActttaaacatatttttttcacGAACGATCCAAGAAATAATTCGTTAATATTCATCATATGAGAATGCATTATTGAGTCAGATAACATTAAGTATGCAAACAGAATTCAACAAGTATTGGGGTATAACTACAAGTGAGCAGACCAATTTATTATTGTATGTTTTTGTAGTTCTTGACCCTAGGTCCAAGCTGACTTATgtgaattattgttttaatgaatttttggaGGAAGATTGTGCAAAAATATTGATGAATAAGGTTGAAGAAGCATTTCGTCAATTGTGTGATGATTATTATATGagaatgtcaaaagaaaaatattcacaaacaCAATCATGTACACGTATCGAAGGATTTGGCTTTCAAAGTAAGGGTGAAATACCTTCTATCTCATCTAGTGGATCTTATAAGGCACGTGCTGCTGCTCATGATAGATTTAAACAAAGTAACAAAATATGTCTAGATGATGCTAAAACAGAGGTGGCTCGTTATCTGGATGAGGCTCGTATAGAAGATGAATATTTAGATTTGCTAAATTGGTGGAAGGTGAATTCCTCTCGATTTAAGATCATTAGCCAAGTAGCTAGGGACATCTACAGTATTCCTATATCAACTATGCCTTCTGAGTCCGCCTTTAGAACTGGAGGATGGGTGTTAGATTCTTTTCGAAGTTCTTTAACTCCTCAAACTGCAGAGGCACTCATTTTTGTGCTCATAATTGGATTCAGTTTAAACCTTTGGATGACATGACTAaagaaattgacgaggatgaagaaattgatgaaggtaatattctttttgaaatatgcatttaaaattttcaattatcccATATAAGCTAACAGTTTATCATTTTGATCTAGAATTCATAAACATAGGAAAGGAGATGGAAGTCGCATTTGAGAATCTGAATAATGACTCTATGGTTTAAATCCCTACtatcaaatttttatttacatttttttttatttaaattgttaACTTGTTAAATATTGAATCTTGTTTTTTTATAGTCTTGAAGCACAGTAATGGAAGCACTTTGGGTTATACGAACAAGGTGTAACATAGACAATAGATTCAATTGTAGGTAAAAGAGAATTTGACGTATttgaataactttttttttgtgGAGAAATGGTGTAAATGAGTTGTGTAAGTCCTTTGTTTGATTAAATACCACTTTATTTGGAGAAACACCTTCAATTATCTAGTACTATCAGTTTAGAAACCTTTCTTGTTTTCTTCTGTTATGTTCACTAGGGAAAAATGCTGACGAGTTAACTGCATTCTTATAGTTGTGGATGTGGAACTTCATTTTATATTTGAGTGGTTAAGTGTAACAcctcaaaaattaaaataattttggagttaatatcttaattttatttaactagatttaatttattgagcgttattttgaattcattaatgagaattatttgattatatgggaattgaaattaattaaatatttgttggatgaatatttaattaattagaggttttggcatgtggtgtttgttgagattttcattaaatggtaggttaagaggattaagtaaagttgtggatttttagtgttgttgaagttgaaataaattaaataattatggatgttatttaactAAGTTGTGgagtggaaagtttgttggagatttaataattatatgtatatgtggaaatatatatattattattatgtgaaaggaaaagataattatatttgttgaaatataattatttaaagtaaagataattaattattttagagaaagataaataataattaattattgtggaagataattaattattttggagaaagacaaataataattaattattgtggaagataattaattattttgaagaaagataaataataattaattattgtggaagataattaattattctacagaaagataaataataattaattattgtggaagataattaattattctacagaaagataaataataattaattattttgaagaaagataaataataattaattatcgataaataataattaattattgtggaagataattaattattattgtaacgccccaaaaattaagataatttattgggcgttattttgaatccatttaatgagaattatttgttttaggtgggaattgaaattaattaaatatttcttggatgaatatttaattaattagaagttttggcacgtggtgtttgttaagtttttgtttaaatggtaggttaagagaattaagtaaagttgtggatttttagtgttgttgaagttgaatttaattaaataattatggatgttatttaattaaattgtggggtggaaagtttgttggagattgaataattatatgtatatgtggaaatatatatatataattattatgttaaaggaaacgataattatatttgttgaaatataattatttaaggaaaagatagttgtattttggggaaaggatatttattaaaggagaaaaagtaaaataattatattttgggaaaatataattatttgtaaaaggataattaattactttggagaaagataaacaataattaattttttgtaaaaggataattactttggagaaagataaacaataattaattattgtggaagataattaattattttggaggaagataaataataattaattgttgtggaagataattaattattttggagaaagataaataataattaattattgtagaagataattaattattttggaagaaaggtaaataataattaattattgtggatgataattaattattctgcagaaagataaatcttgatatggagtgaagttgttatggttggtttaagacaattcatgttgtggaagttataagtgatttattggaaaagatttgattgattaaattaattgaggacttaagttaatttgagattttggagggaaaagttagtttttgtggaattgtaattaattgagtatatatatatggatatatatatttaattaataatatggaaaagtgaagttaattatatgatggaatataattatatttgtttggaaaagaagataatccataaggagagagatggttgatttgattggacgaaaaaaatatatatttatttataagagaggataatggtttaaataaatatatatttattgtagattttggtgagagaaaaataataataataaagaagtattattattattactaatagttataaatgcctaagattaaggcattgatttaggaaagataatgggaataaagatatatgtatattttttggtattatatatatatcctaaaaggaaaaggaaaagaaaataataataataaatattattgttattatatatatcctaaaaggaaaaggaaaaggaaataataattattattattattgttattatttgggtctataaatagattggaatgcttacaagttggaaaataaaggaaaaagaaaaaggttcttcatcttcttctctaagataaccctctactgtcgccgcctcagttgaagttaagattggtctctttggaagtttgatgatttaaagtgatgaattttccatcaaggataagagaatttttcaaccttcatTTAAGTAGCCTTGGTAagccaaagaaattaaattaatattttattaatttattttggatctatttgaggtttctttaaaggttcaattggctaaactttttaagatctaaatcttggatttttcccaatcaaggttgaattggtttcaaccccaatttttagaaagttaattaatttgggagaatttttgggtgttagccaattgccaatttcattaattaagatactaagtgttccttttatgattaggatcaagttaattggagaattttactgtcaactagggagtacctttgtttggctaaaatctccaggtaagagattctcctactagaccttcgaactgaattcaagagaccgcatgtaattatgattatgcattgatggtagctaagatgcataatttgaggataatgattatactgagattatgatgatagttgatgttgatgatgatgactgagattattatgttgatgattgatgatgatgactgatgttatgttaatgaccggtagtatgttgttgatgactgttgatgattgttaatgcatgatatattaatcacatgattaaggacgttaagattaatactcatgccatattatgatgttatgttatgctacatgctatggatagggtgttctgttaactttgtctattagagtcgtacctgcatgggtgtccttcgggatcaccacctatttaggactgtgtggtccgacgggacgccagtctagcatggatatagatatgattcgagtgattcgacggggtcctcgcatcccgattgtcttagtgttaccctcgggttcactacagaccagcatgtcctaggtgctcccccgggacaccgaagaccagattttcgttcctacgggaacgcatgttgcacgtgttcgggaacgtgccagagattgggtaccattttcaggactctaatgggaagttaacagacacctagcgggactagtagtaggtcccttactgagtatatgtttatactcactctttctatgtttaacatttcaggcgaaggtaaaggtagaggaaagctggcgagcgacagagaaggatccgtgacatgccatatggggactcagttttgcttccgcgtttatgattcagtgttttaatattccatttttaatgaaaatttattcttccctcgtttcaaaaaaagtgtctcttgtcattgtttctttttagtaacgacctcagcttagtataaagagttgggtcgttacagttggtatcagagcgtcagcttttaggttctgtagactaacttacgatgtgagtctctgattttgtctctatatatggctattacggtccttcgtcactcgccaggtatgtattttatgatacatgattatgaatatgcatgtgaccttgcctgtattaaactagaactgcatgaatgttatgatttaaatGGTGATGGTTTTGGTGTTGaagtttaagaaaaatgttgccacgtagaggtgctcaaaggggtgattgagtaggcaaaagagttggacgtgttcagcgtgatgaactgctttgtgactggatatctaagacattagttatgttggtggttttaaaggaaactaaaggcatggttaagttcaagtatatcaaacacatttgacggtgtttagaattgagttgctggagaaggaacaaagtaaactttagtgcatagttattttggtgagatttcaagaaattgttttgagtttaccatgaaggataagttacatctagtttaaagtacaagtgatgaaataacgaactcctttagaataactagctaagttgatgtcattaaagaaagccaatagttggacaagagtttgaactttatcaaacaagaaaagagaaattagtgagttctaaagattgctaaatggtggagaatgCCTTATTAAGGGTGGAAGTCCGAAGTTGGAAAAATAGAACGTAGTTTTTGAAGAGTTATGAATTAAGTTTTACTTGGATAAGtgcaaagagaaagaaaagtatttgagaaaagtaatattttgtcaagtgaAGTAAAGTGTTGCACAACATGAGAGTTCCACTTAGGAAAAAGTTTATGGCAGAGTTACCAAGTTGAGAAggctacttaggaacaagagtatgacaagggagctcgatactcgaaattgttcaaggactaaaactttcgaggacgaaagtttcttagcgagggaagattgtaacaccccataaatttaaggaacttattatgggtgttacattaagtggaattagaagttaaggaatgtattcggttgttttgtgttagattaattaaatatatatacatgggtgtgtgtatttaattaaagattttggaagtCAGTacaatttgttattaattaagacgtgagagccaagtatcccaagctgttcaaagattagaactttcgaggacgaaagttgttaaaggagggaagattgtaacaccccataaatttaaggaacttattatgagTATTACATTAATTGGACTTcaaagttaaggaatatattcagttgttttgtgttggattaattaaatatatatacatgggtgtgtatatttaattaaagattttggaatttggtagaatttgttattaattaagacgtgagagccaagtatcccaagctgttcaaagattagaactttcgaggacgaaagttgttaaaggagggaagattgtaacgccccaaaaattaagataatttattgggcgttattttgaatccatttaatgagaattatttgttttaggtgggaattgaaattaattaaatatttcttggatgaatatttaattaattagaagttttggcacgtggtgtttgttaagtttttgtttaaatggtaggttaagagaattaagtaaagttgtggatttttagtgttgttgaagttgaatttaattaaataattatggatgttatttaattaaattgtggggtggaaagtttgttggagattgaataattatatgtatatgtggaaatatatatatataattattatgttaaaggaaacgataattatatttgttgaaatataattatttaaggaaaagatagttgtattttggggaaaggatatttattaaaggagaaaaagtaaaataattatattttgggaaaatataattatttgtaaaaggataattaattactttggagaaagataaacaataattaattttttgtaaaaggataattactttggagaaagataaa
This region of Cucumis melo cultivar AY chromosome 7, USDA_Cmelo_AY_1.0, whole genome shotgun sequence genomic DNA includes:
- the LOC127150366 gene encoding zinc finger BED domain-containing protein RICESLEEPER 2-like, whose translation is MDVPTRWNSTFTMLDGAIKCKKTFERLEEHDPSYLPKDDIPTAEDWDNAKVFVKFLKTFLEITLSMQTEFNKYWGITTSEQTNLLLYVFVVLDPRSKLTYVNYCFNEFLEEDCAKILMNKVEEAFRQLCDDYYMRMSKEKYSQTQSCTRIEGFGFQSKGEIPSISSSGSYKARAAAHDRFKQSNKICLDDAKTEVARYLDEARIEDEYLDLLNWWKVNSSRFKIISQVARDIYSIPISTMPSESAFRTGGWVLDSFRSSLTPQTAEALIFVLIIGFSLNLWMT